The genomic segment TAATCTTATCGATATCTCGTCCTGAAGTCAAACCGCATTGCATAGTTTGTTCTGCCATCTCGACTGATGGGATTGCAAGAACGAAATTACGATTTTCTGATAAAATTTCATGTGAAAACCGCGTTAACCCAACTGAGATAGCATACATTGGTGGCTTGATCGAAGTTCTCATAAACCACCCAAGCGTGATGATGTTTGCCGGTCCATCCTTAGATTTTGAAACAGCCAGAGCAAGTCCAGCAGGTCGGCTGATTCTTTTTACGACATCAGCATAATTGCTTTGTATCATAATAATCCTTTCTTCTTTCTGAGAAAGAGTTCAGTTGCGACAAGAAATATCGCAATCACTGCAAGATACCATTTTTTCCATAATTCGATATCACGTGTTGTTTT from the Candidatus Cloacimonadota bacterium genome contains:
- a CDS encoding flavin reductase family protein, with translation MIQSNYADVVKRISRPAGLALAVSKSKDGPANIITLGWFMRTSIKPPMYAISVGLTRFSHEILSENRNFVLAIPSVEMAEQTMQCGLTSGRDIDKIREFNIKTRIGKLTKIPLLADAVANFECKTITQVRSGDHTIFVGEVKYSWQNKDESLQHLISIPVDDNRYVESIRKGGYAFGYVNK